The following DNA comes from Pirellulales bacterium.
CTTTCTGACGCGGACGGCCGCTCGACTCAGCTCCGAGCTGTGTGATCTCGATGCCAGCGCCCTGGCCCTCTTGCACAGCTATCACTGGCCGGGCAATGTGCGCGAGCTGGAAAACATCATCACACGGGCCAGCGTGCTGCACGCCGGCGACGCCATCTCCGCCGAGGATCTGCGGCCCTGGCTGATTGATACGCCCGGCGAAGCGACCGACGCAGCCGACCGGCTGCCGCTGGGCCTCAGCCTGCGGGAGATGGAACGCAAATTGATCGAGGCGACGTTGGACCACTTTGACGGACACCGGGCGAAGACCGCCGAGGCGCTTGGCATCGGCCTGCGGACACTTTCCGGCAAGCTCAAGGAATACGGCTACGCGCCGCGGACCAAGAAGTTTGCCAGAGCGGCCTGATCGGCAGTATCTGCCTGTCGCCGCGCAGTTTTTGCCGTGACCAACTGGCCCCGAACAATTTGCCGCGAGAAAACCCAACGCAACCCTCAGCGCAAACAACGAATGACAAACACCGTGCTGGTACGAACTTGGGACCGACCCGGCACTCGTATGTTTCCAAGTCAACGGCCCTGATTATCGGTTACGGCATCCTGCTTGCTTGAACACAAACGAACATGCTTAACGACCTGTTTAATTCGACGACGATCCCCGTGCTGGAGCAGGTCGTCAACTTCGCGCAGATGCGCCACCAGATTCTGGCGGGAAATATCGCCAACCTCGATACCCCGGGGTATCGCACGCGCGACCTGTCGGCTGACCAGTTTCAAGCGAATCTTCGCCAGGCGATCGAAACCCGCGACACGCAGGCGACCTCGCTCACGGCTTTAGACAACGGCAATCCCTTTTCGCCGGTCAAATCGAGCTTGCAGGGCATCTTGCGGCACGACAACGACAATGTGGGGCTGGAGCAACAACTGATGGAGATTGCCAAGAACGAGATGCAGCACAACATCGCGCTGACGATTATGAACAATCAGCTCCAGTTGATCGGGGCCGCCATTAGCGAGAAAGCGTAGAAATGATTTCCTCCCTCGACGTAAGCACCAGTGCCCTTGTCGCCCAGCGAGTGCGGCTGACGGCCATCGCCAATAACATCGCCAATCTTTCCACCACGCACAACGAGGCGGGCGAATTACAGCCCTTCCAGCCGCGATACCCGGTGTTTCAGTCCGACGACAGCGTGCGCGGTCCTTATGGCGTGTCGGGCGTCAAGGTCGGCTCGGTGCAAATTGCCGATGTCGAGCCGCGCTGGAAGTACCAGCCGAATCACCCCGATGCCGTCAAAGACGGTCCGCACACGGGCTATGTCGCCTATCCCAATGTCGACCTGATGAGCGAGTTCACGGACGCATTGGAATCGACCCGCGCCTACGAGGCCAACCTCGGCGTGATCGATGTCACTAAACAAATGATTCAAGAAACCTTGCGCATTCTTGCCTGAAGTCAGACCGTCCGAAACCGAAGAGCCCTAGGAGTGAGTCGTGGCGACGATCAATCCCGTACAAGTGCCCTCCATCACCCAGTTGCCCGCAACCGCCGCAGTCAACGGTGCGGAGCAATCGAGCGGCAGCTCGTTCAAGAGTATCCTGCTCGACTCGATCGACCAAGTGAACTCGATGCAGCAAGACGCGAACCGGGCCGTCGAGCAGCTTGCCACGGGCGGCGATGTCAGCCCCGCCGAAGTCTTTACTGCGGTGCAAAAGGCCGACCTGGCTTTCCGCATGATGATGCAGGTCCGCAACAAGCTCGTGCAGGCCTATCAAGACGTCCAGAACATTCGAGTATGAATGGGTTCAGGGTTCGAGAGGGTTCAGGGTTCGAGAAAGTTCAGGGTTCAGGAAGCCGAGTGAAAAGTGAAAAGCGCGAGCAAGGAGTACGCATGGTGCAACCAGGACTTCTTTTAGCTTGACTGAACCCCGAACCCCGAACCCTGAACCCCGAAACCTGAACCCTGAACCCTGAACCCTGAACCCTTCCATGGACTTCCTGAACAAAGCCTTCGCCCAGCTTGCCGAGCTGTTTCGCTCGATGTCGCCCGGCGCCCGGATCACGGCCGGGTTGCTGCTGGCCGTGGTCGTGGCCAGCGCCGGCTTTCTGTTCAACCACCAGGTTACGGGCGGCGATGCGTACTTGCTTGAAGGACAGCACTTTTCGACGGCCGAATTGCAGGCGATCGAGAGCGCCTTCGGCCAGGCCGGCCTGAACAACTTTGATTTCGACGGAGGCCGCGTGCGGGTGCCGCGCGCCCAAAAAGCGAAGTACATGGCGGCCTTGGTTGATGGCAACGCCATGCCCGCCCATTTCGGTTCGCATCTCGACGCCGCGGTAAGCAAGCCAAGTCCGTTCACCAGCAAGCAACAGCAGGACGCGATGCTCAAGATCGGCCTGCAAAAAGAGTTGGCGGCGGTCATCACTCAGATGAAGGGCGTGGAAACCGCGTCGGTGTTGTACGACGTGCAAAAGAAGGGCGGTCTGAAACTCGAAACCACCGTGACCGCCTCGGTCAGCGTCAAGCCGGTCGGCGAAAACCCTTTGCCATCGGATCAGGTGCCGAAGATCCGCGCGCTGGTGGCAAGCGCCATAGCGAACCTGACGCCCGAGCAGGTGACGGTCGTCGATTTGAACGGACCGTCGTATCAGGCCACGGGCAACAAGAACGTTCATGACGTCTTCGACGATCCCTATGCCCAGCGGGTGAAATACTGGCAAGGCCATTATGAGAGAACGATCCTCCAGGCACTGAACTATGTGCCAGGAGTGGTGGTTACCGCCAATGTCGAGCTCGATCCGCACACCAAGCTGCAAGAAGAAAAAACCCGCGTCGATTCCAAAAACGTGGTGCCTTTGTTCGTGCAAGACGAGACCGACACGGAGCAGACCGATGCCGCCAACCCGTCCGGACAACCGGGACTGCAGG
Coding sequences within:
- the flgB gene encoding flagellar basal body rod protein FlgB, with the protein product MLNDLFNSTTIPVLEQVVNFAQMRHQILAGNIANLDTPGYRTRDLSADQFQANLRQAIETRDTQATSLTALDNGNPFSPVKSSLQGILRHDNDNVGLEQQLMEIAKNEMQHNIALTIMNNQLQLIGAAISEKA
- the flgC gene encoding flagellar basal body rod protein FlgC produces the protein MISSLDVSTSALVAQRVRLTAIANNIANLSTTHNEAGELQPFQPRYPVFQSDDSVRGPYGVSGVKVGSVQIADVEPRWKYQPNHPDAVKDGPHTGYVAYPNVDLMSEFTDALESTRAYEANLGVIDVTKQMIQETLRILA
- the fliE gene encoding flagellar hook-basal body complex protein FliE; this encodes MATINPVQVPSITQLPATAAVNGAEQSSGSSFKSILLDSIDQVNSMQQDANRAVEQLATGGDVSPAEVFTAVQKADLAFRMMMQVRNKLVQAYQDVQNIRV